Genomic segment of Peribacillus frigoritolerans:
TGTGATTGCCATCGGGAAGAGGGATGATTTCCTCACACCGTGTGATTTCCCCTTTTAGCCACGTTTCTTCATCGGAAACTTCACAGTAGATCAACGACTCTTTATAAAATTCCGAGTATTCTGCGAGCTCACTGTCTCTTTTTCCCTTATAATCTACATGCTCCAATTGAAATAATTGCAGCCCGAAAGTATTGGATTCAAGCCATCGGCCATCACCATCCTTGAAGTTAACGAAATCCACCATTGAATTGATGAGTGTACGCCGACGTTGTTCCGCTTCTTTTAATCGTTTGAATTCTTCCCTTTTAGCTAAATAAAGATATAAGACCAAGCCTATTGATAAAAGGAAAACAAAGCCTTCCACTCTTTGAAGTTGAATAAAAACCTCTTTATTTTGGATATTTGTAGTTAAAAAATAGTCGAACACGACTAATGTAAGAATCCCGGATAGGATATATATTGCTAAGATGGAGCGTTTGGACATGGAGATTCTCCCTGATTTTAAGACATTTCAAAGGTAAAATTACATACACATTTTAACAAACTATCGGAAAAAAATATATGCAGAATCCTAAATAAAAAAACAGGGCCAATGTGGTCACCTGTTTTTTCTGAAGAAGGTAAGTTTCTTTTTCTTTTTTGCACGCTTATAGATAATGAAAAATAGTAAGAAGAGGAGTGCGAGTGCAGCTAGCGTATATTGGTTCATTTCAACAGATAGCAGTCCATAGGGAATCAGCGATAGGAAGAAAAAGTATATAAGGTTGCCAAGCCCCGTCGCTAATAAAAAATCCTTGAACGTGACAGTGCTGACTCCAGCTGCCAAGTTAATTAAGCTTGTTGGGATAAGCGGGAAAATCCTGCCTGTAAAAACGTACATGAAGCCATGCTCCACAACGGTTTCTTGCCACTTTTCGCCAATCTTCTTTAAGAGAAGCTCCTGAAACCAGTTTCTTGCTGCATAAAAAATGAATCCTGAGGCAACAACACTTGTAAACCAACTCCATAGATAGCCATATATGAATCCGAATATCGTGACATTGATAGTCAGGAGCAAAATTAAGGGGATGATTGTAAAAGAATTTTGTACAAACATCAATACGAATGTCACAATAAATGTAAGCAAAAGGTTTTCCTTCAATATGCTAATAACAGAATCTAGGTCACTTTTCCAAACTAATGTGAACAGCTCTGCATTAGAGTATATAAATATTGCAATTACAAGTAGACCGATTATGGTCAGGACTTTTTTCAAAGGGCCACCACCATTCTTACTAATAGTTTATCATTTTCGAGTTCATTGGTGAAAAAAAAGAGCTGCCGCATCATGCAGACAGCTCTTTTCCATTATAGTGGCTTAACGGCGCGAAGATTCCTTTTAAAGCCACTTTTCAAACTGAATTCTTTTGTTCATTCCATAAATGATTGGCGCTCCAATCAGGAGGACAACGAACTCACCGACAGCTGTAGTCATCCAGCTTAGCCAGAATGGCAAGCCAAAGGCAAGGTTCAGTTCAATTGCAATTAAAAACATTGTGAACGTGAAAAAGATAATCGTGGCGATCATCCGTCCTTTAATGCCTTTTATGAAACGAGATACATAAATGACAAGCAATAAGGCGAGCAGGGATTGCCCCACCCCAAAAATCAAATCATATGGTACCATCGGTGAAAAGAGCAGATTCGATATGAAGACTCCGCCAACGATACCGTAGATATACTTTTTATTGAATACAATCAGATGATTCAACATTTCCGGTACACGGAATTGGAACATCTCAAAAGCTATTGGTTTAAACACCAATGAGACCGCCACATACAAGGCAGCCAATAACCCGTTTATCACGAGTGTACGAACATTCATTTTACTCTCTCCCTAGTTTTTTATCGTGGGATGGTTACGAACCACGTGTAGGCGTTTACCCGATGTTTAATAGTATCTCATGTAAGCTTGTTTCGTCAATTTGTAAAGAATGGTTTTAATTTAT
This window contains:
- a CDS encoding TVP38/TMEM64 family protein; this encodes MKKVLTIIGLLVIAIFIYSNAELFTLVWKSDLDSVISILKENLLLTFIVTFVLMFVQNSFTIIPLILLLTINVTIFGFIYGYLWSWFTSVVASGFIFYAARNWFQELLLKKIGEKWQETVVEHGFMYVFTGRIFPLIPTSLINLAAGVSTVTFKDFLLATGLGNLIYFFFLSLIPYGLLSVEMNQYTLAALALLFLLFFIIYKRAKKKKKLTFFRKNR
- a CDS encoding QueT transporter family protein, whose amino-acid sequence is MNVRTLVINGLLAALYVAVSLVFKPIAFEMFQFRVPEMLNHLIVFNKKYIYGIVGGVFISNLLFSPMVPYDLIFGVGQSLLALLLVIYVSRFIKGIKGRMIATIIFFTFTMFLIAIELNLAFGLPFWLSWMTTAVGEFVVLLIGAPIIYGMNKRIQFEKWL